A stretch of the Vidua chalybeata isolate OUT-0048 chromosome Z, bVidCha1 merged haplotype, whole genome shotgun sequence genome encodes the following:
- the ZFYVE16 gene encoding zinc finger FYVE domain-containing protein 16 isoform X1, giving the protein MDSYFKAAVCDLDKLLDEFEQNTDECECFRTPQNPYDSKLSSVLDCLEHAHPTPELPEDPAGCPAPEESSLCAPAGTSDVLSFSPPREKGVAGPDLLSTVGSSALKEIQALSLGRCSLPVCDLVSDTANSVPSVAAPGGAQELRPGEFPCSQGPAGCGVSCVPIPVCVTSPGCSGAASTRQSDGDSVLQDSGHLTAEQINNFALKPESYAAGAVLGPCDDQHRTEPVKCTEVLNHPGQTAAPDAENVTVTSQSLNAHGPKDEEACEKLPFEPQNNSARSAASKEVYGGNALGKVDPSEGSNADSMPSDLPKMHPLHNSNATLPGNCVLAGSSCQIGAEVELERKGTEENVDSEELNSSEIPSSVSRSCMSAEDVQTSLSCLSLPVSMCGSLVVTEEKVNPLPQNAVAEVISDTVTVHAGEFKTHLPGRESCENTSCHEQDDVAEISESIAEESRDGEKYDTENVIDDSDSQQIKAFASAFLDLGAEPYGVDIDTFYDESMSSVMADFAVEESVIKSDILISDAELDDFLYGQSQQSSVLKSSDNDGNLVVADADGGSLTDLNNLDFTEVDEELMQTKLEEITSINSNLKVSIPDNEVEGAAEVSTSQSQGMTESGSGALASDVCIKGARPKQLLDLSQGAAGQKQLNRTNVLERENQECACVSPEAPLSDTSVNVGNTDPGESSSEAGGNQTSGTAEPRKAPAALSWKQPLWVPDSEAPNCMNCQAKFTFTKRRHHCRACGKVFCGSCCKRKCKLQYMEKEARVCTGCYDDINKAQAFERMMSPTGPVPNSSVSSEHSSAAPPVEEAQVPGGASSPSPPALLPISALKQPGPEGLCPREQKRVWFADGILPNGEVADTAKLSSGAKRSQDSSPENPDLPEMPTAANPEEDDLVTDVNQKPTEEIDKMTRMEELHPSVPSDGAQQAAPGQSEAAPSYRSATPGTEECSPAAAENSSPSSGGQSTRAVPVSASSYRALCGVENWVRREVSLLPDGDQLPPLLLALGENGKDLLVEEHPFHQKVTLLLGEGGPNPLTFILNANLLVNVKLITYSSEKCWCFSTNGLHGLGQAEIVILLQRLPDEDVFPSEIFKLFLDIYKDAMKGRFIKNMENITFTENFLSNKEHGGFLFVSPTFQKLDDQILPDNPFLCGILIHKLEIPWAKVFPIRLMLRLGAEYGDYPTPVVSVRHRKPLFGDIGHTIMNLLVDFRNYQYTLHTIDNLFVHVEMGRSCIKIPLRKYNEVMKVINSSNEHVISIGASFNTEADSHLVCVQNKQGVYHTQATSATGQPRKVTGASFVVFNGALKTSSGFLAKSSIVEDGLMVQITQETMESLRQALRDKKDFKITCGKADAGDVKEYVDICWVENEEKTNKGILSPVDGKSMEGTQSEKAPQYRDLEREGKVMKCTEVYYFAKDHELSSAVPHQFAKEIALACSTALRPHLKILKNNGMNKIGLRVSIDSDMVEFLAGSGGHPLPQSYLNDLDSALLPVIHGEMSDPTALPLKMELVFFIIEHLSG; this is encoded by the exons ATGGACAGTTACTTTAAAGCTGCAGTCTGTGACTTGGACAAACTGCTTGATGAATTTGAGCAGAATACAG ATGAATGTGAGTGCTTCAGAACACCTCAGAATCCATATGACTCAAAGCTCTCTTCAGTCCTGGATTGCTTGGAGCATGCACACCCCACACCAGAGCTGCCAGAGGATCCTGCTGGATGTCCTGCCCCAGAGGAGAGCTCTCTCTGTGCCCCTGCAGGCACGAGTGATGTGCTCAGCTTCTCACCACCCAGAGAGAAGGGTGTTGCTGGCCCTGACCTTTTGTCCACTGTGGGCAGCAGTGCCCTAAAGGAAATTCAGGCTTTGAGCCTGGGAAGGTGTAGCTTGCCTGTGTGTGATCTTGTCAGTGACACAGCGAATTCAGTGCCCTCagtggctgctccaggaggggcTCAGGAGCTGCGGCCGGGTGAGTTCCCGTGCAGCCAGGGGCCCGCTGGCTGTGGCGTGTCTTGTGTCCCCATTCCTGTTTGTGTGACTTCACCTGGCTGCAGCGGGGCTGCCAGCACACGGCAGAGTGATGGGGACTCGGTGTTACAAGATTCAGGGCATCTTACAGCAGAACAAATTAATAATTTCGCTTTAAAACCAGAGAGTTACGCTGCAGGAGCAGTCCTGGGTCCGTGTGATGATCAACACCGGACAGAACCTGTAAAGTGCACCGAAGTACTCAACCACCCTGGACAGACTGCTGCCCCGGATGCTGAAAATGTCACTGTAACATCGCAGAGTTTGAATGCACACGGTCCCAAAGATGAGGAAGCCTGTGAAAAACTGCCTTTTGAACCACAAAACAACAGTGCACGCTCTGCAGCAAGCAAAGAAGTGTATGGAGGAAATGCCTTAGGAAAGGTAGACCCAAGCGAGGGGAGTAATGCTGATTCCATGCCTTCAGATCTGCCAAAGATGCATCCATTACACAACAGTAATGCAACACTACCTGGAAATTGTGTCTTAGCAGGCTCCTCGTGTCAAATAGGAGCTGAAGTAGAGTTGGAAAGGAAAGGCACAGAAGAGAATGTAGATAGTGAAGAACTTAATAGCAGTGAGATACCAAGCAGTGTTTCCAGGTCGTGTATGTCAGCCGAGGATGTCCAGACATCTCTGTCCTGTCTTTCCCTCCCTGTGTCCATGTGTGGTTCATTAGTTGTAACAGAAGAAAAGGTTAATCCTCTACCTCAAAACGCAGTGGCGGAGGTTATTAGTGATACTGTAACTGTTCATGCTGGAGAGTTTAAAACTCATCTCCCTGGCAGGGAATCCTGTGAAAATACTAGCTGTCATGAGCAAGATGATGTAGCTGAAATCAGTGAAAGTATTGCAGAAGAGAGTAGGGATGGAGAGAAGTACGATACTGAGAATGTAATTGATGATAGTGATTCTCAGCAAATCAAagcttttgcttctgcttttctaGACCTTGGAGCTGAGCCATATGGTGTTGACATAGACACTTTTTATGATGAGAGCATGAGCTCTGTTATGGCTGACTTTGCTGTAGAGGAGAGTGTTATTAAAAGTGATATTCTAATAAGTGATGCTGAGCTTGACGATTTCTTGTATGGACAAAGTCAGCAGTCCAGTGTGTTGAAGTCTTCAGACAATGATGGTAACTTGGTGGTAGCTGATGCAGATGGAGGGAGTTTAACAGATCTGAACAACCTGGATTTCACAGAGGTCGATGAAGAGCTTATGCAAACAAAACTGGAGGAGATAACGAGCATTAATAGTAACCTTAAAGTATCTATTCCTGACAATGAAGTGGAAGGTGCAGCAGAGGTCAGCACATCTCAAAGTCAAGGCATGACTGAGAGTGGCAGTGGAGCTCTGGCTTCTGATGTTTGTATTAAAGGTGCAAGACCAAAGCAGTTGCTTGACCTttcccaaggagctgctggtcAGAAACAACTGAATAGAACAAATGTActtgaaagagaaaaccaaGAATGTGCTTGTGTTAGCCCAGAAGCTCCTCTCTCAGACACCAGCGTAAATGTTGGTAATACTGACCCTGgggaaagcagctctgaagcTGGAGGAAATCAAACCTCTGGAACTGCTGAGCCACGTaaagcacctgcagctctgtcGTGGAAACAGCCCCTGTGGGTCCCAGACTCAGAGGCACCCAACTGCATGAACTGCCAGGCCAAGTTCACCTTCACAAAGCGACGACACCACTGCCGAGCCTGTGGGAAG GTTTTTTGTGGTAGCTGTTGCAAACGAAAATGCAAACTGCAATACATGGAGAAGGAAGCAAGAGTCTGCACTGGCTGTTATGATGATATTAATAAAG CACAGGCATTTGAAAGGATGATGAGTCCAACTGGTCCTGTCCCCAATTCCAGTGTCTCCTCTGAGCATTCTTCTGCTGCTCCGCCTGTAGAGGAGGCCCAGGTACCCGGGGGTGCCAGCTCTCCTTCACCACCTGCACTGTTGCCTATCTCAGCACTTAAACAGCCTGGTCCTGAAG GGCTGTGCCCCCGAGAGCAGAAGAGGGTTTGGTTTGCAGATGGCATTCTGCCAAACGGGGAAGTGGCAGACACAGCAAAGCTGTCCTCAGGAGCAAAGAGGTCGCAGGACTCCAGCCCAGAGAACCCAGACCTGCCCGAGATGCCCACA GCTGCAAACCCAGAGGAAGATGACCTGGTAACTGACGTAAATCAAAAACCGACAGAAGAAATAGATAAGATGACAAGAATGGAGGAATTACATCCTTCTGTTCCATCAGATGGTGCAcagcaggctgctccaggccagAGTGAGGCGGCACCTAGTTACAGATCTGCCACTCCAGGAACTGAAGAGtgttcccctgcagcagcagagaacagcagtCCCAGTTCAGGGGGTCAGAGCACACGGGCTGTGCCTGTCTCTGCCTCAAGTTACAGAGCACTGTGTGGGGTAGAAAACTGGGTGCGACGAGAGGTCAGCCTTCTTCCTGACGGTGATCAGCTGCCACCACTTCTGCTTGCACTGGGTGAAAATGGGAAAG ATCTTCTGGTGGAGGAACATCCATTTCACCAAAAGGTCACCTTGCTGCTTGGGGAAGGAGGTCCTAATCCATTGACTTTTATTCTAAATGCCAACTTGCTTGTCAATGTGAAGCTAATAACAT ATTCCTCAGAAAAGTGCTGGTGCTTCTCAACAAATGGACTGCATGGTTTGGGTCAGGCAGAAATTGTCATTCTGTTGCAGCGTTTGCCAGATGAAGATGTTTTCCCTAGTGaaatattcaaattatttcttgaCATCTATAAAGATGCAATGAAAG GAAGGTTCataaaaaatatggaaaacattACTTTTACAGAAAACTTTCTCAGCAACAAAGAGCATGGAGGATTCCTGTTTGTTTCACCAACTTTTCAGAAACTTGATGATCAGATTCTACCAGATAACCCTTTTCTTTGTGGCATTCTTATCCATAAGCTGGAAATACCCTGGGCAAAAGTGTTTCCAATCCGTTTGATGTTGAGACTGGGAGCAGAATATGGGG ACTATCCAACTCCTGTGGTAAGTGTCAGGCACAGGAAGCCACTCTTTGGAGACATTGGACACACAATTATGAATCTACTTGTT GACTTTAGAAATTACCAGTATACTTTGCATACCATAGACAACCTGTTTGTTCATGTGGAAATGGGGAGAAGCTGTATTAAAATACCTCTGAGGAAGTATAATGAG GTGATGAAGGTGATCAATTCCTCTAACGAACATGTAATTAGCATTGGAGCCAGTTTCAATACCGAGGCAGACTCTCACTTGGTGTGTGTGCAGAACAAGCAGGGCGTCTATCACACACAGGCCACCAGTGCCACGGGACAGCCCAGGAAAG TTACAGGTGCAAGTTTTGTGGTGTTTAATGGAGCCTTAAAAACATCCTCAGGATTTTTAGCTAAATCCAGTATAGTTGAAG ATGGGCTAATGGTACAAATAACACAAGAAACAATGGAAAGCCTACGTCAGGCATTAAGAGACAAGAAGGACTTCAAAATAACCTGTGGAAAAGCGGATGCAGGGGACGTGAAAGAATACGTAGATATTTGCTGGgtagaaaatgaagagaaaacaaacaaagg AATTTTAAGCCCAGTTGATGGAAAATCAATGGAAGGAACTCAGAGCGAAAAAGCACCACAATACAGAGACttggaaagagagggaaaagttATGAAGTGCACTGAA GTTTACTATTTTGCAAAGGATCATGAACTCTCCAGTGCTGTTCCCCACCAGTTTGCAAAAGAGATTGCCCttgcctgcagcactgctcttcGTCCTCACcttaaaatcttgaaaaataatGGGATGAATAAGATAGGACTCAGAGTTTCCATTGACTCGGACATG GTTGAATTCTTAGCAGGATCTGGAGGGCACCCTCTTCCACAGAGCTACCTGAACGACTTGGACAGTGCTCTCCTTCCTGTGATTCACGGTGAAATGTCAGATCCTACAGCTCTACCACTGAAAATGGAAttagtatttttcattataGAACACCTGTCTGGATGA
- the ZFYVE16 gene encoding zinc finger FYVE domain-containing protein 16 isoform X3, which translates to MDSYFKAAVCDLDKLLDEFEQNTDECECFRTPQNPYDSKLSSVLDCLEHAHPTPELPEDPAGCPAPEESSLCAPAGTSDVLSFSPPREKGVAGPDLLSTVGSSALKEIQALSLGRCSLPVCDLVSDTANSVPSVAAPGGAQELRPESYAAGAVLGPCDDQHRTEPVKCTEVLNHPGQTAAPDAENVTVTSQSLNAHGPKDEEACEKLPFEPQNNSARSAASKEVYGGNALGKVDPSEGSNADSMPSDLPKMHPLHNSNATLPGNCVLAGSSCQIGAEVELERKGTEENVDSEELNSSEIPSSVSRSCMSAEDVQTSLSCLSLPVSMCGSLVVTEEKVNPLPQNAVAEVISDTVTVHAGEFKTHLPGRESCENTSCHEQDDVAEISESIAEESRDGEKYDTENVIDDSDSQQIKAFASAFLDLGAEPYGVDIDTFYDESMSSVMADFAVEESVIKSDILISDAELDDFLYGQSQQSSVLKSSDNDGNLVVADADGGSLTDLNNLDFTEVDEELMQTKLEEITSINSNLKVSIPDNEVEGAAEVSTSQSQGMTESGSGALASDVCIKGARPKQLLDLSQGAAGQKQLNRTNVLERENQECACVSPEAPLSDTSVNVGNTDPGESSSEAGGNQTSGTAEPRKAPAALSWKQPLWVPDSEAPNCMNCQAKFTFTKRRHHCRACGKVFCGSCCKRKCKLQYMEKEARVCTGCYDDINKAQAFERMMSPTGPVPNSSVSSEHSSAAPPVEEAQVPGGASSPSPPALLPISALKQPGPEGLCPREQKRVWFADGILPNGEVADTAKLSSGAKRSQDSSPENPDLPEMPTAANPEEDDLVTDVNQKPTEEIDKMTRMEELHPSVPSDGAQQAAPGQSEAAPSYRSATPGTEECSPAAAENSSPSSGGQSTRAVPVSASSYRALCGVENWVRREVSLLPDGDQLPPLLLALGENGKDLLVEEHPFHQKVTLLLGEGGPNPLTFILNANLLVNVKLITYSSEKCWCFSTNGLHGLGQAEIVILLQRLPDEDVFPSEIFKLFLDIYKDAMKGRFIKNMENITFTENFLSNKEHGGFLFVSPTFQKLDDQILPDNPFLCGILIHKLEIPWAKVFPIRLMLRLGAEYGDYPTPVVSVRHRKPLFGDIGHTIMNLLVDFRNYQYTLHTIDNLFVHVEMGRSCIKIPLRKYNEVMKVINSSNEHVISIGASFNTEADSHLVCVQNKQGVYHTQATSATGQPRKVTGASFVVFNGALKTSSGFLAKSSIVEDGLMVQITQETMESLRQALRDKKDFKITCGKADAGDVKEYVDICWVENEEKTNKGILSPVDGKSMEGTQSEKAPQYRDLEREGKVMKCTEVYYFAKDHELSSAVPHQFAKEIALACSTALRPHLKILKNNGMNKIGLRVSIDSDMVEFLAGSGGHPLPQSYLNDLDSALLPVIHGEMSDPTALPLKMELVFFIIEHLSG; encoded by the exons ATGGACAGTTACTTTAAAGCTGCAGTCTGTGACTTGGACAAACTGCTTGATGAATTTGAGCAGAATACAG ATGAATGTGAGTGCTTCAGAACACCTCAGAATCCATATGACTCAAAGCTCTCTTCAGTCCTGGATTGCTTGGAGCATGCACACCCCACACCAGAGCTGCCAGAGGATCCTGCTGGATGTCCTGCCCCAGAGGAGAGCTCTCTCTGTGCCCCTGCAGGCACGAGTGATGTGCTCAGCTTCTCACCACCCAGAGAGAAGGGTGTTGCTGGCCCTGACCTTTTGTCCACTGTGGGCAGCAGTGCCCTAAAGGAAATTCAGGCTTTGAGCCTGGGAAGGTGTAGCTTGCCTGTGTGTGATCTTGTCAGTGACACAGCGAATTCAGTGCCCTCagtggctgctccaggaggggcTCAGGAGCTGCGGCCGG AGAGTTACGCTGCAGGAGCAGTCCTGGGTCCGTGTGATGATCAACACCGGACAGAACCTGTAAAGTGCACCGAAGTACTCAACCACCCTGGACAGACTGCTGCCCCGGATGCTGAAAATGTCACTGTAACATCGCAGAGTTTGAATGCACACGGTCCCAAAGATGAGGAAGCCTGTGAAAAACTGCCTTTTGAACCACAAAACAACAGTGCACGCTCTGCAGCAAGCAAAGAAGTGTATGGAGGAAATGCCTTAGGAAAGGTAGACCCAAGCGAGGGGAGTAATGCTGATTCCATGCCTTCAGATCTGCCAAAGATGCATCCATTACACAACAGTAATGCAACACTACCTGGAAATTGTGTCTTAGCAGGCTCCTCGTGTCAAATAGGAGCTGAAGTAGAGTTGGAAAGGAAAGGCACAGAAGAGAATGTAGATAGTGAAGAACTTAATAGCAGTGAGATACCAAGCAGTGTTTCCAGGTCGTGTATGTCAGCCGAGGATGTCCAGACATCTCTGTCCTGTCTTTCCCTCCCTGTGTCCATGTGTGGTTCATTAGTTGTAACAGAAGAAAAGGTTAATCCTCTACCTCAAAACGCAGTGGCGGAGGTTATTAGTGATACTGTAACTGTTCATGCTGGAGAGTTTAAAACTCATCTCCCTGGCAGGGAATCCTGTGAAAATACTAGCTGTCATGAGCAAGATGATGTAGCTGAAATCAGTGAAAGTATTGCAGAAGAGAGTAGGGATGGAGAGAAGTACGATACTGAGAATGTAATTGATGATAGTGATTCTCAGCAAATCAAagcttttgcttctgcttttctaGACCTTGGAGCTGAGCCATATGGTGTTGACATAGACACTTTTTATGATGAGAGCATGAGCTCTGTTATGGCTGACTTTGCTGTAGAGGAGAGTGTTATTAAAAGTGATATTCTAATAAGTGATGCTGAGCTTGACGATTTCTTGTATGGACAAAGTCAGCAGTCCAGTGTGTTGAAGTCTTCAGACAATGATGGTAACTTGGTGGTAGCTGATGCAGATGGAGGGAGTTTAACAGATCTGAACAACCTGGATTTCACAGAGGTCGATGAAGAGCTTATGCAAACAAAACTGGAGGAGATAACGAGCATTAATAGTAACCTTAAAGTATCTATTCCTGACAATGAAGTGGAAGGTGCAGCAGAGGTCAGCACATCTCAAAGTCAAGGCATGACTGAGAGTGGCAGTGGAGCTCTGGCTTCTGATGTTTGTATTAAAGGTGCAAGACCAAAGCAGTTGCTTGACCTttcccaaggagctgctggtcAGAAACAACTGAATAGAACAAATGTActtgaaagagaaaaccaaGAATGTGCTTGTGTTAGCCCAGAAGCTCCTCTCTCAGACACCAGCGTAAATGTTGGTAATACTGACCCTGgggaaagcagctctgaagcTGGAGGAAATCAAACCTCTGGAACTGCTGAGCCACGTaaagcacctgcagctctgtcGTGGAAACAGCCCCTGTGGGTCCCAGACTCAGAGGCACCCAACTGCATGAACTGCCAGGCCAAGTTCACCTTCACAAAGCGACGACACCACTGCCGAGCCTGTGGGAAG GTTTTTTGTGGTAGCTGTTGCAAACGAAAATGCAAACTGCAATACATGGAGAAGGAAGCAAGAGTCTGCACTGGCTGTTATGATGATATTAATAAAG CACAGGCATTTGAAAGGATGATGAGTCCAACTGGTCCTGTCCCCAATTCCAGTGTCTCCTCTGAGCATTCTTCTGCTGCTCCGCCTGTAGAGGAGGCCCAGGTACCCGGGGGTGCCAGCTCTCCTTCACCACCTGCACTGTTGCCTATCTCAGCACTTAAACAGCCTGGTCCTGAAG GGCTGTGCCCCCGAGAGCAGAAGAGGGTTTGGTTTGCAGATGGCATTCTGCCAAACGGGGAAGTGGCAGACACAGCAAAGCTGTCCTCAGGAGCAAAGAGGTCGCAGGACTCCAGCCCAGAGAACCCAGACCTGCCCGAGATGCCCACA GCTGCAAACCCAGAGGAAGATGACCTGGTAACTGACGTAAATCAAAAACCGACAGAAGAAATAGATAAGATGACAAGAATGGAGGAATTACATCCTTCTGTTCCATCAGATGGTGCAcagcaggctgctccaggccagAGTGAGGCGGCACCTAGTTACAGATCTGCCACTCCAGGAACTGAAGAGtgttcccctgcagcagcagagaacagcagtCCCAGTTCAGGGGGTCAGAGCACACGGGCTGTGCCTGTCTCTGCCTCAAGTTACAGAGCACTGTGTGGGGTAGAAAACTGGGTGCGACGAGAGGTCAGCCTTCTTCCTGACGGTGATCAGCTGCCACCACTTCTGCTTGCACTGGGTGAAAATGGGAAAG ATCTTCTGGTGGAGGAACATCCATTTCACCAAAAGGTCACCTTGCTGCTTGGGGAAGGAGGTCCTAATCCATTGACTTTTATTCTAAATGCCAACTTGCTTGTCAATGTGAAGCTAATAACAT ATTCCTCAGAAAAGTGCTGGTGCTTCTCAACAAATGGACTGCATGGTTTGGGTCAGGCAGAAATTGTCATTCTGTTGCAGCGTTTGCCAGATGAAGATGTTTTCCCTAGTGaaatattcaaattatttcttgaCATCTATAAAGATGCAATGAAAG GAAGGTTCataaaaaatatggaaaacattACTTTTACAGAAAACTTTCTCAGCAACAAAGAGCATGGAGGATTCCTGTTTGTTTCACCAACTTTTCAGAAACTTGATGATCAGATTCTACCAGATAACCCTTTTCTTTGTGGCATTCTTATCCATAAGCTGGAAATACCCTGGGCAAAAGTGTTTCCAATCCGTTTGATGTTGAGACTGGGAGCAGAATATGGGG ACTATCCAACTCCTGTGGTAAGTGTCAGGCACAGGAAGCCACTCTTTGGAGACATTGGACACACAATTATGAATCTACTTGTT GACTTTAGAAATTACCAGTATACTTTGCATACCATAGACAACCTGTTTGTTCATGTGGAAATGGGGAGAAGCTGTATTAAAATACCTCTGAGGAAGTATAATGAG GTGATGAAGGTGATCAATTCCTCTAACGAACATGTAATTAGCATTGGAGCCAGTTTCAATACCGAGGCAGACTCTCACTTGGTGTGTGTGCAGAACAAGCAGGGCGTCTATCACACACAGGCCACCAGTGCCACGGGACAGCCCAGGAAAG TTACAGGTGCAAGTTTTGTGGTGTTTAATGGAGCCTTAAAAACATCCTCAGGATTTTTAGCTAAATCCAGTATAGTTGAAG ATGGGCTAATGGTACAAATAACACAAGAAACAATGGAAAGCCTACGTCAGGCATTAAGAGACAAGAAGGACTTCAAAATAACCTGTGGAAAAGCGGATGCAGGGGACGTGAAAGAATACGTAGATATTTGCTGGgtagaaaatgaagagaaaacaaacaaagg AATTTTAAGCCCAGTTGATGGAAAATCAATGGAAGGAACTCAGAGCGAAAAAGCACCACAATACAGAGACttggaaagagagggaaaagttATGAAGTGCACTGAA GTTTACTATTTTGCAAAGGATCATGAACTCTCCAGTGCTGTTCCCCACCAGTTTGCAAAAGAGATTGCCCttgcctgcagcactgctcttcGTCCTCACcttaaaatcttgaaaaataatGGGATGAATAAGATAGGACTCAGAGTTTCCATTGACTCGGACATG GTTGAATTCTTAGCAGGATCTGGAGGGCACCCTCTTCCACAGAGCTACCTGAACGACTTGGACAGTGCTCTCCTTCCTGTGATTCACGGTGAAATGTCAGATCCTACAGCTCTACCACTGAAAATGGAAttagtatttttcattataGAACACCTGTCTGGATGA